A window of Maioricimonas rarisocia genomic DNA:
CGTAGCGGCCGGAGGAGGCGACGATCAGAGCCTGGTTGCGACGGGCCCATTGGCGGGCCGGCGTCGGTGCATCCGAGTCCGGGGCCAGGATTTGCTCGAGCAGCGGCCGGGCCTGCTCGTACTTCTGCGTGGCGATGTAGTAACGGGCCATTGGGATCGCCACCCGTGTCTTGTCGGGTGCCGAGTCGAGAGCCAACCGATAATAGCGTTCGGTTTCCGCGCGGAGCTGCTCGAGGCGGGTTTCGTCATTGGTTCGCAGGAGCTCATGCAGACTGGCCAGCGTCAGCGGCTTGAGGTATGCGGGCTCGGACGGCAGCGTCTGCTTGGCCTCTTCGATTCTCGCCAGAGCGTCCTCCAGTCGACCCTGCTGAGAAAGGTAAGCGATCAGCAGTCTCCACGCCTCAGGGGACTCGCCTCCGAACTCGTTGATCAGAGCATCCAGCTCCTGTTCGATATCTTCGCCCTCGCGCCCGGTCAGCAGTTGGCCCCAGAGCCATCGCATCCGGTCCTCGAGGCTCCCGGACCGGGCCGCAAGGACTTCCAGAACCCCCAGCGCGTCTTCAAACTGCGACTGCCGCCACGAAATCCGCCACTGCAGCTGCGCGAGGTCGCCGGAGATCAGGTTGGGATTCTCGGCTCGCAGTTCGTTCATCAGTTGGCTGGCCCGCTCGACTCCCTCCGATGTCAGCTGCGAGAAGTAATGCTGAGCAATCCGCCCGATCATTGTGGGCGTCCGGTCACCGAGAGAATAAGCCTTCTCGTAGAGGTCAACAGCCAGCTCGCGGTTGCTGCGCATGACCTCGATATCGCCGAGGGCCCGCGGGACGGCAGACCACATCGGGCGGGCACGGCGTGCCTGTTCCAGCAGAGCTCGGGCCTTCTGCAGGTCGCGGTCCTGATTCTGATCGTCGTCCGCGGCATCCAGAATCAGGCCGGCTGCCTCGTAGTAGTCTGCGTTGGGCGTTGCCGATCCCGCTTGCTTCGGCGTATCCGACCGATCGGTCGAGGCGATCGCCGATTCAATCTCACGTGCTTCCGCGAGGGTCCGTGTCCAGATCTTCTCGCCATCAGTGATCTCCACGTCGTCCCGCTGCCGTGCCAGGAGCAGCAACTGCAATGAGGCCAGCCGTGGATCGAGGGACTTCGGCTCGTTCGCGGCAACCTTCTGCCAGAGCTGGATCGCCGCGTCGATGTCGCCAGCCGTTACGTAGGCACGCGCCAGTCCGGCGAACAGTTTGTTTCGTTGCTGAACGGGGAAACGGTCTGCACCTGTCTGCAGCTCGTTGAGGCTGGCGATGGCGGCTTGTTTGGGGAGTGCGACGGCTGCCTGGGAGGCCGCGAGCCGGAACTCGACCTGGTCGCCCAGTTCTTCAACGGCTCGTTGCAGGTATGCCTCTGCCGCCGCGAGCCGTGCGTCGGCCGTCATGTCGAACCGCCTGAGCAGGAACACCGCGTAAGTGGACCTGACTTCGGCACTGTCTGGCCAGGTGTCGATCGCGTCCTCGAGAGTCTCGCGGGCCGAATCGAGCATTTGGACCGATCGTTCCTCGAGCTGTTGCCTCGTCGCCGCATCGCCGGCCTGAGACGCCTGCTCGGCGAGTGTCCGGGCGCGCAGCACGGCGAGTTCGGCTTCGAGGAGCGACCGGGTCGGAGACGCCTGATCCGGGATCAGGTCGACGACCGTTTCGAACTCGGCAAAGTTGCGGCGATCGGCTGGCAGTGCTATCTGCTGCACGAGCAGCAATTGGGCGAGCGACTCTGCCACGCCGGGTGCGGTAACAATCCGTCGGTATTCGTCGATTGCCCGCTGTACCTGACCACTCGCCAACAACGCTTTCGCCAGTTCGATCCGTCCCTGGATCCACAGCGGGTCGCGCTGAATCCGGTCCGAGAACAGTGACACGATCGAGTCGGGAATCTCCAGTTCCTGCAGACAGCGGGCCCGCAGGACGGCAACGCGCTTGTCGAGCGTATCGTCGAGGTTCATCGTGCCCAGTGGGGTGAGCAGCCGCAGCGCACTGCGCCACTGTTCTTCTGCGATCAGGATCTGCGCTTCGAGGAACTGAATCACCGGTTCGCGGGCGCCGACTTCCTGCAGGCGGGGAATCAGCGTGCGAACCTCCGCGAGCAACTCTTCTTCCTGGCCGGTAATCTGGTACGTTGCGACCAGGGTGTCCGCGAGGTTCCAGAGCAACTCGGCTTCGGTCGCTTCGGGTCGTGTCTCGCCCACGTCTTCTGAGCCGGTGTCCGAAGCGTCGTCGCCATCCGATTCGTGCATGCCTGCCGCGACTTCGAGACCATCCCGCAGATGCTGCTCGGAGCGTCGAAGATGGTTGACGATCTCGTCTGAAGTCATCCCGGTGGCCACCTGCTGACGCTCGAGGCGAGCGAGCGAAAGGTGGATCTGCGGGGACGCATGGCCGGTTTTCAGACCCCGTTCGAGATACTCACGTGCTGCGGACCGGTAGGCAGCCGGATCGGCGTCCTGATCGAACTGAACGGCGTTGGCCAGTGCGATATTGACGTCGGCAGCATTCCGCAGGGAGCGGACCCTGGCCCGAGCGTCGTCCAGTTCGTCAGCGAGCGCAACAGCTTTCTCGGCCGTCTCCAGTGCGACTTCGAGCCGGATCCGCCGGTCGCCGCGGATGAGTGCGTTGATCAGTTCGGCCCGGTCAAGAAGACCGTCTGCGTTGGCATCGGCGAGGACCGGCACGGATTCTTGATCCGCCTCTGCGGCGTCGAGGGTACCGTCCTCGTTGCTGTCCCGTTCGACGAGGAGGGCGTCCGCTCGGCCGGCCGCCACGTCAGGAGCGACGCCCAGATTGTCATCGCGGCTTCTGATTCCGAGCAGGAATTCCGATTTCAGCAACTGTGCCTGCCAGGACGGCTTGGCCTGCTTGAGCATGAGGTCGAGCAGGTTGATAGCAGTCTGCATGCCGCGGCGTCGGTCGCTCCCTGTCGATTCGGGGAACGCAGCGGCAATGTCGCGGGCCGATTTACCGACGATTCCGGTCAACTGACGTTCGGTCGGCAGCTCGCCCGGCTGTGCAACCGCAAGCGCAGCGGTTCGAGTATAACGACGGGGATTGGACGGTTCGGTCAGGATCGCGTGGACGTAGGCGAGGGCGGCCGCGCGGTACTCTTCGAGCGCCCAGTAGGAGTCGCCTTTCAGGAAATGGAGCTCCGCGATGTCCTCGAGGGAATCCGGTTCTCCCTGCTTGGGCCGGTCAAGCAAAGTGTCGATGTGCCGAATGGCGTCTCGGGACAGCCCGAGCCGCATGCACACATCGACAAGCTCCCTGCGAGTCGCGTCGCGAGTCGGATCGCGACGCAGGACGTCTTCGTAAGTTCGATAGAGACGGATCTGTTGATTACGGGTCGTCTTCTGCATCTGGAACAGGCGCGCAAGCCTCTCCAGGATATCGGTGATCTGTTGTTCTTCGGCTTCGCTCAAGGAGGTCTGCGGCTGCAGGTTCAGGTACTGCGTCAGCGAGCTGATGGCATCGGAATACCGCTCCTCCTGTTCAGCAACGTCGGCCCGTTCGAGCAGCACACTGGCGTTCCGCTGAACCCAGTAGCCGTGGACGAAATGAATACCGACGGCGGCCACGATGAGGGTCACCAGGGTTGCGAGCAGCAGTTTGACATTCACCCGAACCAGCCGATCCATCACTTCCGGTTCTTCGGCGTTGTCCGGCGGCTCGGAGAATTCGGTGACCGGCTCAATGGTGGCCGTGCGTCCCCTGGGGGCGGAATGTCGTTGTTTCCAGATCATCGTATTTGCGTACCCGCAGTGAAGGCGTAAGGTCGCGATGCCATTGGCCCGCCCGGTCCTCGGCTGACATCGAGCCGTTTGAGACCGGTGCCCTCAGGAACCGGTTGAGAGAAAGCTGACGATTTTCTGCCAGCGACTGTTTCGCTCGCGTTCGAGAACGCGAATCCGTTCTGACAGCTGGGCGTGCGTCGTGACATCCTTGTGAGACGCGCGTGGACGCGAATCCTCCTCCTCGGCCTCGTCGGCTTCCGGGGGAACTGGTGGGGAAAGCCCCGGCAACCAGGGCAGTTGTCCCGCAGACGAAGGGGCACCGTTCATGAAAGTCGCAGGTGGCGGGGGAAGCTGGTGATGCTCCTGCTGTGATGCCGCCTGCCGAGTGGCTTCCTGGGCTGCGAACTGTGCCTGAGCTTCGCAGAGTTCGCGGGTGATTTCCTGAACCCGTTGCAGATCCTCACGGATCGCCTCCAGTTGGGACTTCTGCAGCTGGCCGAACATCTGCATCATCATCATCATCTGCTGCTGCGACTGCTGCATCATCTCCCGCTGCATCGCAGAAAAATGTTCCAGCAGCGTCCCCAGCATGCCATTCGACGAACCTGTGATCTCAACGGACGAACGGGACGTCGAAATGTCACCGTCCGAAGGCTGCGGCATGATTGCGGGCCACGACGTCGCAGCATCGATCGCAGGCAGTTCGAGCTCACTGCTGGATGCAGCCGATTTCTCGTCGGACTGTTCGGAAGCGGTCAGCGGAGTGTTCTGCGTGGACAGTGTGACATCGTAGTCGCCGATGTGAATCTCGTCTCCGAGGTTCAGTCGTGCGACGTCGACCAGCCGTTCGTTCACGAAAGTACCGGACGTGCTGGCAAGGTCGGTCAGCCAGAGTCCACGGTGTGTGTTCACGATCAGGCAGTGGATCCGGGAGACAGTGGGATGCGCCAGGCGGATGTGTGCCGGCGGAACCCGGCCGACGAGCGTCACCAGATCGCGGAGTCGGCGGTACTTCGGACCACTTTGAGCCTGCAATGCGTTGTGGAAGCTCAGTTGAAACTTGGAGCCGCGGTCGTTTCGAACTGCTCCCTGGTGCCGGGCACTGGGAGCCGGCTTGTCCGCGTCGTCGTGGAGGCGAATTGCGAACGGGCCGCACTGCAGGCGATTTCCCGAATTCAGCCAGCCACTCTCACGGGGGGAGAGCCCCGTGAGGTCGAACCACGCCCAGCGACCGTCAATCAGCTGAAACAGAAGATGTCGCCGCGCAACTTCGGGGAATTCGAGCTGCAGGTCGCAGCCCTCCATCCGACCGACCAGCACCGTCGGTCGCGTGAACGTATGTGACGTGCCATTGCCGTGCTGGTCTTCGACGAGCAGACGCAACGGTCCGGTCATTCCGCAGGCAGAGGCGTACTCGGAGTGCGACATACTTACAGGATAACCGCGGCTTTCAGGCCGTGCGACCGCATGCTTTGAGAACCGGCTTCTTCCGCCCCGGTTATTCGCTCCGGCGCGAGTGACGTCGTCAGCCGAACCGGCGGAGATCTGGCGGCCATGGTCCACCGGCTCGTAGCCATGAAACGACTGTGTCAATTCTCGCTTACGAATGGATGCTCCGTCACGCATGAAATGGCCGAATTTCGCTTCCGACGAGGGAATAAAGAACTCGAGAAGTCCAGACTTCATGCACACGCCAACTGGTGCGACGACTCCCTGGCGGGTGGCCTGAACCGTCAGGACCCCGATCAGCCCGCCGAACGTTCCCAACAGTACGTCCGTAACGTCCGCGGTCCGGTCCGGAAGGTACAGCTGCAGCCACTCAACCGCGATTGGCACGGCAAAGATGACCACGGTTGCGACGATTCCGGTCAATCGCATCGAGAACCGGTCACGGGCGCAGAGAATCGCAGTTGCACAAAGGTACCCGGTCGGGATGTACAACAGAACTTTCTGCAGAATCAGCGTCGAGGCGTTCAGCGGCGACGCCTGGTGCAGTCTTTGGAATGGAAGTGACTGGAGTGATTGCAGTTGTGGAGATTCAAGCAGCCCGGTGAGGTCGGCGGGCCAGGAGAAAAAGAACAGGGGAAACAGGCTGTAGAGAATCGCCAGATTCAGCCAGGTGGCTGGATGGGCGAACGGATGTCTCGTGTCATCTTCGCAGTTTCGACGCAGACGAAACATCAAGTCGGACGTGATGACTCCGAACCAGGCCCCCAGCGTGCCCACGAAAGCATGATTGACCTGGCTGAACCGGCTGCGGATCCACAGTTGCAGAAACTCAACGCCGGCTGCCAGGCAGGCTGCAACCAGCAGGGCCGGGGCATACCGCACGCGTCCCTCTCGCACGAACAACGACGCGGCAAGGACTCCCAATGGAATGCAGAAGAACGCGTGAAAAATCAGTTCTTTCAGTTCGTCCGGAGTATCTGGCAGGGTGAACTGCAGCTGGATTCGACCACGGCGATACGCATCGGCGATCGAGGACAGATTCGGCACAAGGTCGAATGGAAACAGGCTCGCCAGCAGCACGATTGCGATATAGGCGTACAGCACGAGGCGGGCCGGGCGGGCCGCTGGCTCTTCGTCGTCAGCCGGAATGTGACGGATGACCGCGCGGCTGGTCAGCAGCCATCCGGCAGCTCCCAGCAGCGAACCTGCCAGGTGGGCGGCGACGTCCCAGGCCGAGCAGACCCGACCCTGCAACCAGATCTGGCCAAGTTCTGCTGGCAGGCTGACGAGAAGGCATGCGGCAGGAAGAACGATCAGCGATCGCACTTGTCGCAGGTCCCAGCCGGGACGCGGTTCCAGCCAGGCAAACATGCCGTAGCCGAACGGCAGAAACAGCGTCACGTTGAGAAGGAAATCCCGCTTCGACGGAAGGTGGTTCAGGCTCCGGAGGAACCGGTCGAGCGCCGTCCGGACCACCTCGGCCGGCAGCTGCTGGAAATTGAACGGCAGCAGTGATCCGTAGAGCGCAAAGACGGCGGTGGCGCCAACGATCCACGTCGCAAGTTCCTTGACCCTCGCTTCGGACGATTGTTCACGGAGGGAATCCGGTCCTGCAGACCGGTGGAGCCGGGACAGGACCAGCTGGATCAGTGACAGGCCAATGACGGCGAGAATCATCAGACCGCCGGCTTGTGCCAGTAACAGATGCAGGTGGGGCAGGTTGGTGCGTACGGACACGACGTATCATTCCAAACCTGATCGCGAGCGAGACATCGACGACGCTGCTCATCAGGCCGTCTGCAAACGTCACCTGGGATCGCGATCAGTTGCTGTGCGGCGACGGGAGGCACGCACACCCAACCGAAGAACACTGTCGATCGGCGGTGCGACAAACTCGCCTTCGTTGACGTAGCCTTCGCCGATCACACCTCTGTCGATGTAGAAACTGCGGTCGATCCCGCTGCCGACACCCATTCTTCGAATCTTCAGATTCTCGATCCGGTCTTCCATGCGGGCGATGAGCTTGGAGTTGTAGCAGGCACAGTCACTGATCCTGACATGGGCGCCGCCGCGCTCGGGGCTTGCCGGCCCCCGCATCCGGAAACAGATATCGTTGTCGAGAAACACGCAGTTGTGAACCACCGTTTCCGTGTTTTCCTTCAGGTTCAGTGCAGCCTGGTCGGCAATGTTCCCTTCACCCCAGCCGAAAAAGACGCAGTTCCGCACGACCATCCGACTTCGGGGATTGGCAGCCAGTTGCTTGGTGTCGATGGCGTTCTCGCCGGGCTGTTCGCCGGCGGCATAGTCGGCGAGGGGAGCGTCGAGCGGCCCGGTCCAGATCCGACAGTTTTCGATCAGGACCCGGTCCCATTTTTCACGGGAGGGGTCGAACTGGATTCCGTCGCCGGAGACCTGGAAGATCTCGCAGTTCCGGATAATCAGGTTCGTTGGTGTGCCGCTGATGCCGTGGGCGTCCTTTTGATACTGAAACGTGCCGTTGATGTGGTGATAGATCCGGCACGATTCGATGATCACGTCAGTGGCCGAAACGAAGATGCCGTTGTTGGTGCCGTTCCGAACCTCGGAGTGACGCAGGACAACCGGACCGGTGTTGATCTTGACGACATTGCTCCGGTCGAAGTTACCGTCGACCATGTAGTTGCTGTAGACCCCGGGCTCGGTAATGATCAGCCGTTGTCGTTTGGTGGGACTGGCCAGGCAACCAGCTGGCCCGGTCAGGCCGATGGGGGCTGGAGCGTTGACTGAAGAGTCGGTGACAGTGACCTCTGCAAAGGCCTCGTCGATCTGGTTGCGGATCGACTGCCGAAGTTCCGTCTCCTCGCCTGCGGAGAGCCGCTGCGGCTGCCAGAATGTGACAAACACACAGGCGAGCCCTGCGATGCCCGTGGCAGTCCATTGGGCGATCCACTCCCGCTGGTTCCGGGCTGGAAGTGGTGCCAGCACCCGTGCTGATGCTCCCACGCTGTGCATCAGCAGCGCGCCGGTGGCTCCGCCAAGGGTCCCGGTGATGACCTGGGTCGCGTCCGCGACCCGGCTGCCGATAAAGATCTGAGCCATTTCGATCGCACAGGCTGTCCCGAAGCTGATCAGGATGGCAGGCTCGATGCGGCGCAGTGGACGGCTCGCCGGAGTGAACGCAATTGCAGCCAGCATACCGATTGGAAGGTAGGACAATGCGTGCCGGAACATCTCTTCAAACAGGTACTCGCTCCCGGAGAACGGAACCAGGATCACCCGGCCGGCCGCAAGTTTGCGGTAAAGCTCCACGGGGTGAATCGTGATGTCGAATGGTTTGAGCGAGTAGAACAGGAATGCCACGAGGTACGACCGCGCAAACCAGTCGATCGGTTGAGCCGGTCTGAGTTTTGACAGCGATGCCGACAGCCTTCGAGAGACCCACGCTCCGATAACCCGCCACGCATAGACGCCGCACAGAACACCCAGGAGCTGGGCCTGCACGTCGTGAGGCGAGGTAATACGGTGGGGCAACCAGAGCTGAACAAACTCGATCAGTGTCAGGGCGGACATGATCGCCAGGACCACGATAACTGCCCGGGCCCCCCAGCGAGGATGATCCTGGCCCTGAGGCGTGGCGACCGCCTGCCAGGCAAGTCCAAGGCCCAGACCCAGCAGAAAATTGCTGACCCAGTCGATGCGTCCGTGGTATCCCCAGGAGACGAAATCGATCGCTCGGAACTGCTGCCATGCGGCATCGAGCGATAGTTCGGTCGGCGTATAGGGCGTGAGCGAACCAAAGATGGCAGCGACCGAGATCCCGATGGCTGTCGCGATAAAGGCGGGGCGGACTGTCGAAGCGGCCTTCTGGTGGGGAGACGTGGCGGACCGCGGGTTCACCTGTCTGGAAGAATCGCCGGACCCGCGACGTTGCTGAATCAAGTGGACGATCACCGCGATCGCGGCGAGTCCAAGCAGCCCGATCCCCATGTACTGCTGCAGTTCCGCTGATGCGTCGATGGCAAGTGTGCAGGTCACGGTCGAAGTCTCGAACGTCGGAGGACTCAGGGATTCGGGATCGCTGTCGGAGCCGCGCCTGTTCCGACGTGGTGTGTCTTGCCCGGCGGAAGCAGATCGACCCGCGGGCCCGGCTTGCGCGGTTCGTTGGCATCCGGTCTGTCACCCTCGCCGTCCATGGGAGCGTCTGGATCGATGATGCGGATGGTCGGCTCATCGGTAGCGAAGGCCCGCATTTCCGCACGTTTGCGGCCGTCCGGGCTCGCGACAGCGACAACGGAGTGACCGTCTTTCGATGCAAGCAGGCTCGCTCCCGGTTGTCCGTTCGGCAATCGCACCGACATGATCGAAACCCCATCAGGGGTCATCAGCATGGAAGGACCTGCGTCCCCGTCGCCTGAATTGATGGCGACCTGTGCCAGGCCGTCCTTGAACGACTGCACGACTGGACCCGTTTTACCGTCCGCCTGCAACACAGAGATGTACGCGTCGCCGGAGGGGGTCCAGCCGACCGTGACACCGCTTCCGGCCCCCTCGGGCCCAAGATGTAACTGAGCTTCCTCCTGGTCCGTCAGTGCCAGACGTGCATGCAGTCGATTCTTGCTGCGGCTGAGGTTCAGGGAGGTCTCTCCGCTCTCGTCAATTCCCACGTTGACGATCCCCGCCGGTCCGCGCATTTCCAGTGATGCCTGCCCGTCGGAATGCTGGCGCAGACTCGTGCGGGACACTCCTTCTCCAAGTTCCACCACTGCCGTCTCGTCGGCTTCCACTGCAAGTCGCATCGCCACCTTCCCGGAAGCAGACCGCAACATGATCGAGGGAGTGCCGTCGTCGGCAACTGAAAGGAGGATTCGTGACTTTCCCGAACTGTCGACCAGCGTCAGCGAGCGCCTCGGCTCCTGGACTGTTTCGACGTCCTCCCCGGCAGCCTGCATGAGCGCGGTTGCTCCCGCATTGGGGGGCGGACGATCGATCTCCGAACCGGCAGTCTCACCACCGGCGGGCATCAGCAGCCGCAGGGCGACGATCAAGGCTACGGCGTAAAGAAGGATTCGTTCCATGACATGCATGGTTCCGCTCGCTTTCGCTGAATGGCGACGATGCTGCTGCCGGGGTCACCGCCACGATCGAAGAGCGTCACGAGTCCCTGCAGGGCCGTCAATTCGGCTGGGTGGTTCCGCCTGCACCGACAAAAGCGCTGACAGCCACAACGCCGATGGCCACGCCCGCTGCGTTCGCAAGGACATCGTACCAGTCCGCGTAGCGCCCAGGTACAAATTGTTGCAGCCACTCGAGAATCAAGCCGTGAGCCAGTGCGATGACGATTGCTGCCCGCATGGGAGCGTGCTTCTGCCACGCCGCCGCGTACAGCAACGGAGGCAGCAGAATGTAGGCTGTCAGGTGCTGCAACATACTGCCGGGCGTCGTCTTGCTGGCCGCCTGCAACGACGTGCCGGAAGCGCCCAACATTCCGAACGGGTCGGTAGCAAGCAGCAGTCCACCAAGGAGGACGGCGTACGCAATGGACGCGATCCGGGCGATGGTGCGCCCGCGGCCCATTGATAGACTCGCCATCTGAGGACTGTTCACGTTGTTTCCGAGTGCGTAGTGCAGTTGCGTGAATTCTTCACGAGGTCCGTGCCACCGGTTGCGAGGGCTGGCGGCAAACTCTCGCTTGTTCCGGTCTCGCCAATCGACTCTCGCAGGTTGCAGATGCAGTGTCGAGGCAGATCGACTCAAACTGCCTGGCAACCGACTGTGCGGAAAACCGATTCGTGACCCGCTCGTATCCTGCCGTAGCGAGCCGCTCGGCCGTTTCCGGATCTTCCAGCACGGAAACCGTTGCCCGTGCGAATTCTGCAGGAGTATCGGCGAGAATCATGTGCCGACCTGGCTTAACGTCCAGTCCCTCGGCACCGAGCGTCGTACTGACCACTGGACGACGCATCGCCATCGCTTCGTAGATCTTCATTCGGGTGCCACCGCCGACAAGCAGTGGCACGACGACAACCGCCGCCTCGGCAAGGTACGGGCGGACGTCCGGAACGGTGCCGACGATCTCGACACCTTCTTCACGGGAGAGCGTCTGCAGGGCCGGCGAAGGATTCCGCCCAACCGCCTGGAAGACTGCTTCCGGGTGTCGGGCCCGTATCGCTGGCCAGATCTCCCGGACGAAGTGACGGACTCCGTCCTCGTTCGGCAGCCAGTCGAGTGAACCGACAAACACAACGTTGTTTGTACGCGGCGCATCCGGGCGAGGCGAGAAATAGTCGGTGTCGACCGCCGTGTCGATCACTTTGACGTGATCCCAGCCGTAGTCGTTGGCGAACCGCTCGGCATCCTGGGGGCTGACGGCAATGACCGCGTCGAACTTTCGTCCCGCCATCCCTTCGAATCGCTGCATCTTCTTCCATTGCAGCCGCATGTACTCCCGCCGCGCGATGCTGGCGGCCTGTCGGGTGTGCCGCTCGAAGATCTGCGCTTCGACATTGTGCTGGAACAGCAGCTTCGGTGGGCCGGCCAGATCGATGGCGTTGCGGGCCATCTGGACGAAGTCACACACCACCAGGTCGAAATCGTTCTCGGCAATCAGCTGTTTTGCCCGACGATGCAGCCGTGGGTCGAAGTCCTTGTTGACGTTGAAAGGAAACCGCGAAAACAGATTGGCGGCCAGGCCGGCATAGAAGCCGAAGCTGCCCCGCGGCGCTTCACGCCAGGGAATCGTTTCGAGGCGGACGCCCAGCCCCTCCATCTCGCCGCGATATGCGTGGTCGCCCGGCAACCAGTTGCACAGGTACGTGACGTCATGCCATCGGGCCAGATGACGGAGAACGTTGAGAGTACGGATCTGCCCCCCGGTCGTCGGCGGAAACAGGCACCGCTTCTGGAGGAACAGGATCTTCATGCAGCGAGGCGGGGTTCTGACGTTGGAGGGCGGTTCGGGCAGGGGCTCAGGCGGCCATGCGGAGGACGGTCTTGACAATCAGTTGCAGATCCAGCCCCAGTGACTGTCTCTGCAAATACTCCTTGCCGAGCGCAATCTTGTCCGGCAGGACTTCGTTGACGTAGGTCGACTCCGGGTCACTCGAAGCCCCGAGCAGTTCCGACTCGTGGCGGTACTTCAGCGAGGCGATGTCGGTAATGCCCGGCCGGACGGTCAGGAGCTCCGCATAGTCATCGCGGAACTGCTCGACATACCGCGGTACTTCCGGACGGGGGCCAACAAAGCTCATGTCGCCGCGAAGCACATTGAACAGCTGCGGGAACTCGTCGATCTTGGTGGCTCGCAGAAAGTGCCCGACGGTCGTGATGCGGGGATCGCGGCCTGCGGTAATCTGCCCGCCGAGTTTGGGAGCATCCACGACCATGGTCCGGAACTTGTAGATCCGGAACGTCCGGAAGCCACGTCCCATTCGTTCCTGGCAGAAGAAGACCGGGCCGGCCGAGGTCGCCTTGACCAGCACCGCGACGATCAACAGCAACGGACTGAGGAGGATCAGCCCGAGAGCCGCAAACGTGATGTCGA
This region includes:
- a CDS encoding VanZ family protein, producing MTCTLAIDASAELQQYMGIGLLGLAAIAVIVHLIQQRRGSGDSSRQVNPRSATSPHQKAASTVRPAFIATAIGISVAAIFGSLTPYTPTELSLDAAWQQFRAIDFVSWGYHGRIDWVSNFLLGLGLGLAWQAVATPQGQDHPRWGARAVIVVLAIMSALTLIEFVQLWLPHRITSPHDVQAQLLGVLCGVYAWRVIGAWVSRRLSASLSKLRPAQPIDWFARSYLVAFLFYSLKPFDITIHPVELYRKLAAGRVILVPFSGSEYLFEEMFRHALSYLPIGMLAAIAFTPASRPLRRIEPAILISFGTACAIEMAQIFIGSRVADATQVITGTLGGATGALLMHSVGASARVLAPLPARNQREWIAQWTATGIAGLACVFVTFWQPQRLSAGEETELRQSIRNQIDEAFAEVTVTDSSVNAPAPIGLTGPAGCLASPTKRQRLIITEPGVYSNYMVDGNFDRSNVVKINTGPVVLRHSEVRNGTNNGIFVSATDVIIESCRIYHHINGTFQYQKDAHGISGTPTNLIIRNCEIFQVSGDGIQFDPSREKWDRVLIENCRIWTGPLDAPLADYAAGEQPGENAIDTKQLAANPRSRMVVRNCVFFGWGEGNIADQAALNLKENTETVVHNCVFLDNDICFRMRGPASPERGGAHVRISDCACYNSKLIARMEDRIENLKIRRMGVGSGIDRSFYIDRGVIGEGYVNEGEFVAPPIDSVLRLGVRASRRRTATDRDPR
- a CDS encoding VanZ family protein — translated: MASLSMGRGRTIARIASIAYAVLLGGLLLATDPFGMLGASGTSLQAASKTTPGSMLQHLTAYILLPPLLYAAAWQKHAPMRAAIVIALAHGLILEWLQQFVPGRYADWYDVLANAAGVAIGVVAVSAFVGAGGTTQPN
- a CDS encoding glycosyltransferase, translating into MKILFLQKRCLFPPTTGGQIRTLNVLRHLARWHDVTYLCNWLPGDHAYRGEMEGLGVRLETIPWREAPRGSFGFYAGLAANLFSRFPFNVNKDFDPRLHRRAKQLIAENDFDLVVCDFVQMARNAIDLAGPPKLLFQHNVEAQIFERHTRQAASIARREYMRLQWKKMQRFEGMAGRKFDAVIAVSPQDAERFANDYGWDHVKVIDTAVDTDYFSPRPDAPRTNNVVFVGSLDWLPNEDGVRHFVREIWPAIRARHPEAVFQAVGRNPSPALQTLSREEGVEIVGTVPDVRPYLAEAAVVVVPLLVGGGTRMKIYEAMAMRRPVVSTTLGAEGLDVKPGRHMILADTPAEFARATVSVLEDPETAERLATAGYERVTNRFSAQSVARQFESICLDTASATCESRLARPEQARVCRQPSQPVARTS
- a CDS encoding sugar transferase, with amino-acid sequence MKRLFDITFAALGLILLSPLLLIVAVLVKATSAGPVFFCQERMGRGFRTFRIYKFRTMVVDAPKLGGQITAGRDPRITTVGHFLRATKIDEFPQLFNVLRGDMSFVGPRPEVPRYVEQFRDDYAELLTVRPGITDIASLKYRHESELLGASSDPESTYVNEVLPDKIALGKEYLQRQSLGLDLQLIVKTVLRMAA